The Ketobacter alkanivorans genome includes the window GCAAACAAAAAAAGGCAGCGGTAGCTGCCAATGGAACCGATAATCATAGTCTTATAGGATGACAGTTGCAATCTCAGAGCCCTGGGCGGTGATTCAATTCGCAGGCATTTCACAGACTTAACCCCAAACCTGTCGTTTTTCGCCGTTGAACCCCGAGCGCGATTGGGAAACCATGGTGTAATGATTGAGTTAAAAATCGCACGATAAAACCATAGAACAATGCGAGCCCGACAGTAGCGTTATGAGCCAGACCAAGAACCCCATTGAATTAAGCCTGTTTTCCAGTCGGATTGAGTCAATCTGCGATGAGATGGGAGCCTCTCTCAAGCGCTCGGCGTTTTCCCCTAATATCAAGGATCGGCTTGATTTCTCTTGCGCCATTTTTGATGCCGCAGGCCAGCTTGTTGCCCAGGCCGCCCATATCCCTGTTCATCTTGGCAGCATGGCTTATGCCATGGCACAGATAGTGTCGGCTGTTGAGTGGCAGGAACAGGACATGGTGGTAGTAAACGATCCGTTTATGGGCGGTACTCATCTGCCGGATGTGACGGTGATTGCACCGGTGTTTGCAGGCGGCGACTTGCAGGGATTTGTGGCTAACCGGGCTCATCATGCCAATATAGGGGCCTCCGCGCCGGGCTCTATGCCGGTGTCGCGTTCTCTGCAAGAGGAGGGGGTTATCATTGCTCCCACCCATTTGATTCGTGCCGGGCAATGGTGCCAGCCGGTGCTGGAGCAGTTGGCTGGGTTAACGCCGGGAGCATTGCGTGGGGGGGCTTTGGAAGAGATTGGGTCGACCTCCGTTGGTGCTCACATAATGGCAGCGATTGGCGATTTTACCGCTCAGGCCAGCGCCAATCGCACCGGGCTTCGCCGCCTGATGGAGCTGATTGATTACTACGGGAGTAATACCTATCAGTCGATGCTGGAACGGTTGAATGATTATGCTCACCTGTTGGCGCAGGAAAGCCTGAAGCGGGTTCCTGACGGCCAGTATTCTTATCAGGATCAATTGGATGATGATGGTGCCGGAACACAGAATATTCCGATATGTGCCGCCATTACCGTGAATCAAGGACGGGTTTGCGTAGATTTCAGCGGCACATCAATGCAGGTGGCAGGCAACGTGAACTGCCCACTATCGGTAGCGGCTGCTGCCGTGTTTTACGTGTTTCGCTGTCTCATGCCGGAGCATACCCCGGCCTGTGCCGGAGCGTTCCGCAGTATTGAGCTGAAAGCGGAGCCGGGCAGTCTGCTTAACGCCTGCTATCCTGCCGCAGTGGCCGCCGGTAATGTGGAAACCAGCACTCGTGTGGTTGATGTGGTGCTGGGGGCCTTGGCTCAGGCTATTCCTGAGCGCATACCGGCAGCGAGCCATGGCAGTATGAATAACGTTGCCATGGGGGCCATTGAGTCAGATGGCAGTCGTTGGGACTATTACGAGACCATGGGGGGTGGAATGGGGGCCTCTGCGGCGGGAAATGGCCTTCGGGCGGTTCAGACCCACATGACCAACACGTTGAATACGCCGGTGGAAAGCTTGGAATTGCACTACCCTGTCCATGTGACTCGCTATGAAATTCGCCGGGGCTCAGGTGGTGACGGCGTTTATCGGGGTGGTGATGGTCTGCTGCGAGAATTGCGTTTCAATAAGCCTGCTACTGTCACTTTGCTCACGGAACGGCGGTGCTCTAAGCCTTGGGGCTTGAATGGTGGCGACAGTGGTTGCGCTGGCCTTAACACGTTGAATGGTAAGGCATTGGCCGCTAAAACCACGTTTCAAACCCAGGCCGGGGATGTGCTGACCATAGCCACGCCCGGCGGTGGGGGATGGGGCAAGGCAACTGACAACGAATAATAACGATACGATTTGAGAGAGGATTCGGGAATGTCGGAGCAATTGGAAAAGCAGGTGCACTACCGGGTTTGTCACCTGTGTGAGGCCATGTGTGGACTTGAACTCACCACCCAGGGTGATCAGGTGTTAACGGTAAAAGGCGATGAACAAGACCCGTTCAGCAAAGGGTATGTGTGTCCAAAATCCACAGCTATCACGGATATTCATGAAGATCCTGACCGAATTCGTCAGCCCATGCAACGGGTGGGAGATCGCTGGCAGCCCATTGCCTGGGACAAGGCTTTCGATCTAGTAGCCAAGCGTTTGGTGGACATTCAGGCGCAATATGGCAATAACGCAGTCGGCATCTATCTGGGAAATCCCTCGGTGCATAATTGGGGCATGCTCACCCATGGTTCCAATTTCTTCAAACCGTTGAAAACCAAGGCCCGTTTCTCTGCCACCTCGGTGGATCAGTTACCTCATCAATTAATGTGCTACTGGATGTACGGTCATCAAGTCCAGGTGCCGGTGCCGGACATTGATCGCACCGATTACCTCATCATTGTGGGTGGTAACCCTATGGCGTCCAACGGCAGCCTGTGGAGCGTGCCTGGGTTTCGCTTACGGGCCAAGGCATTACAGAAGCGGGGCGGTAAGTTGGTTGTGATTGACCCCCGTCGCTCTGAAACGGCGGCAATAGCGGATCAGCATGCGTTTATCCGCCCCGGCACCGATGCCTTCCTGCTGCTGGCCATGGCGCGCGAGATCTTCGTCAACGGATGGGTGAAAACGGGACATCTTAGTGAGCATCTTGCTGATTTGGATCGGGCCGAGCAGGCGGTAGCCCCGTTTACCCTCGAGCTGGCCGCTGACAAAACTGGCGTTCCGGCAGCAACAGTTCGCCAGCTGGCCTATGATCTGGCGCACACTGAAAATGCGGTGATCTACGGCCGTATGGGCATTTCTGTGCAGCAGTTTGGTGCCATCTGCCAGTGGGGCATTCAGCTGCTGAACATTATTACCGGCCATCTGGATGTGCCCGGTGGTTACACCCTCAGCCTGCCTGCGGTGGACATGGTGTGGGGGCCGATGAATAAGGCTGGCCATTTCGATGTGTGGCAGACACGGGTGCGAGGGCTGCCTGAATTCGGTGGGGAGTTACCCTGTAGCGCGCTTGCCGAAGAGATCCTGACCCCTGGTGAGGGGCAGATCAAAGCCATGATTACCGGTGCTGGCAACCCGGTGCTGTCTACGCCTAATGGTGAGCAACTCGAAGCGGGCCTGGAAGGGCTGGAATTCATGGTGTCCATTGACTTTTACATCAATGAGACCACCCGGTTTGCCGATATTATTCTGCCCCCCACCAGCCCCTTGGAACACGATCACTATGATCTGGCGCTGGCACCTTTCGCTGTACGCAACATCGCTAAATACAGTCAGGCCGTGTTCGACAAGCCAGCGGGCGCGTTGCACGACTGGGAGATTCTTTCTGCTCTGGGTGAGCGCGTCAGTGCATTGAAAGGGGTGCAACCGGCACCGGTGTTCCCACCGGAAATGGTGTTGAATATGGGCCTACAAAGTGGCCCGTATAAAGATGAGCTTAATTTACAAGTGTTGAAGGATAACCCCCACGGTCTGGACATGGGGCCTCACGCTACCCAGTTTCCCGAGCGTTTGGTTCATGGTGACAAGTTGATTCGCTGTGCACCAGAGCCCGTGTTAAAGGATCTGGAGCGGTTGCTGGAGCAGGAACCCGACAGTGAAGACATGCCGTTTCGCTTGATCGGCCGCCGCCATGTGCGCAGCAACAATAGCTGGATGCATAATTACCAGCGTTTGGTTAAAGGTAAGGGGCGTTGCCAGCTTATGATGCATCCAGATGACGCCACCAAACTGGGTTTGCAAACCGGGCAGGCCGTGAAAGTCAGTTCCCGGGTGGGTGAGGTAATTGCCGAGCTGGAGGCCACCGACGAAGTGATGCCCGGTGTGGTGAGCTTGCCCCATGGTTGGGGCCACGGCCGCAAGGGGGTTAAAGCGGGTATTGCCCAGGCCCACCCTGGCGTGAGCGTAAATGACCTTACCGATGATCAGTTTGTGGATGAATTGTCCGGTAATGCGGCTCTTAACGGGGTGCCAGTGGCCATTATTGGGGCCTGAAACCACAAACTGTCTATGGTGTTAGCAAGGCTGTGTTTTGCTACAATAGCGCAACTTTTACATTGGTAGGTGCAATATGGAAACGCTTGACGTCATTAAAGATCAAATCAGTAGCAACCCGGTGTTGTTGTACATGAAAGGTTCACCGCAATTTCCTCAGTGTGGTTTTTCCGCCCGCGCCGTGGAAGCATTGATGACGGTGGGTAAGCCTTTCGCATACGTCAATATTCTTGAGCACCCTGATATCCGGGCTGAGCTGCCCAAGTATGCTAATTGGCCGACATTCCCACAGCTATGGGTGGCCGGTGAACTGGTCGGTGGCAGTGATATCATTCTGGAGATGGCTCAACAGGGCGAGTTAAAAACGATTGTTGAAGAAGCGGCTGGGCAGACTGAATAACCGTTTGCACTGTGCCTGATAAAAGAGCGCCTAAAGGCGCTCTTTTTGGTTTTAACTCCGATGACATGCCAGTGTAACTTAGGCGCCGATGCGATTAAGCCCGGCCAGGTGAACCCTGCTTTTGTTTCGAAAGTGTTCTTCAAAAAAGCGCATGGCCTCATCCGGTTCGGTTGGTCGCGCAAAGTAAAAGCCTTGAATGTAATCACACTCACGTTGTTGCAGCAGATCCAGTTGTTCTTTGGTTTCCACTCCCTCCGCCACTACATGCAGATTCAGGCTTTTTGCCAAACCGATAATGGCTTCCAGAACTTTCAGTGATTCTGGCTGGGAATCAATATCCCGAATAAAGGTGCGATCAATCTTCAAGGTATCGATCGGGAACTTCAGCAGATAGGCCAGGGATGAGTACCCTGTACCAAAATCATCCAGGGCAATACGAACCCCCAGAGCCTTGATCTGATTTAACAATTCTACGGCGTGTTTTTCGTTCTGCATCAGGCCGGATTCGGTGATTTCTACCTCTAGCTGATGGGGCTCGATGTCATAGGCATCCAGCGCATCCTTAATAGTTTGCAGCGGGTTGCCGTAGTTTAATTGCACTGGGGACAGGTTGGTGGAAACTGTGATGTTCCTGAACCCTTTTTTGTTCCAGTATTCGATCTGACGGCAGGTTTGCTCGATCGCCCAGTCACCTAAATTCTGAATATAGCCGGTATCCTCCGCCAGCGGGATGAAGACACCGGGGCTAATCATGCCTTTTTCGCTGTGATTCCACCGCATCAGGTTTTCAAACTCAAAGCGCATTTCACCGAACAGGGGCACTTTTGGTTGATAGTGAAGAACGAATTCATTGTTCGCGAGGGCAGAGCGCATCGAGGCTTCCAGCTCAATCCGTTCCAGCACGGGTTTGTTCATTTTGGAATCGTAGAAACGGGAGTTGTTCTTTCCACTGGCTTTTGCCGCATACATGGCAGTATCAGCATTTTTGAGCAGAGCTTCCGGGGTGCGGCCATCTTTCGGGAACATGGAGATACCGATACTGGCGCTGGTAAATACTTCATTTTCGTTGAGGTTAAAGGGCTTAGACAGTTTTTGCAGAATACGGTTGGCCACTTTAGCGGCTTCTTCCGGGGAATTGATTTTGGATAGCACCAGTGTGAATTCATCGCCACCCAAGCGCGCAATCATGGATTCTTTCTCACGCAGTGCCAGCGGGTGGGTAGGTGCCACCATATCGTGACTGCGAACGCACTCTTTGAGGCGACCGCTCACCCGCATTAAGAGTTCATCACCCACTTCATGGCCGAGCCCATCATTAATGTGTTTGAAGTTATCCAGATCAAAAAACAGTATCGCGACTTGGTGCCCGGAGACTTGCGATTTTTCAATCAGCTGTTGAATGGTGTCGATAAAACTTACTTTGTTGGGAAGCCCCGTAAGCGCATCGAAGTAGGCGAGTTCTTCAATGTGCTGGGAAGTATCGTGCAGGTGTTCTCGCATGGATTCGAACGATTGCGACAGCTCGCCCAGCTCGTCGGCGCGATTCAGCACTTTGACGGCATTAAAGTTGCCATTGCTGATATTGGTAACCAGGCTCTGCAGGCGTCTGAGAGGATTGGTCACCAGAACGGCTACGCTGCGATGCAGTATCAACAAACTGAGCAGCCCAGCAGCAATAGCGACATAACTCAGCATGTTATTCAGTGCTTCGCTGGC containing:
- a CDS encoding hydantoinase B/oxoprolinase family protein, with amino-acid sequence MSQTKNPIELSLFSSRIESICDEMGASLKRSAFSPNIKDRLDFSCAIFDAAGQLVAQAAHIPVHLGSMAYAMAQIVSAVEWQEQDMVVVNDPFMGGTHLPDVTVIAPVFAGGDLQGFVANRAHHANIGASAPGSMPVSRSLQEEGVIIAPTHLIRAGQWCQPVLEQLAGLTPGALRGGALEEIGSTSVGAHIMAAIGDFTAQASANRTGLRRLMELIDYYGSNTYQSMLERLNDYAHLLAQESLKRVPDGQYSYQDQLDDDGAGTQNIPICAAITVNQGRVCVDFSGTSMQVAGNVNCPLSVAAAAVFYVFRCLMPEHTPACAGAFRSIELKAEPGSLLNACYPAAVAAGNVETSTRVVDVVLGALAQAIPERIPAASHGSMNNVAMGAIESDGSRWDYYETMGGGMGASAAGNGLRAVQTHMTNTLNTPVESLELHYPVHVTRYEIRRGSGGDGVYRGGDGLLRELRFNKPATVTLLTERRCSKPWGLNGGDSGCAGLNTLNGKALAAKTTFQTQAGDVLTIATPGGGGWGKATDNE
- a CDS encoding molybdopterin oxidoreductase family protein; protein product: MEKQVHYRVCHLCEAMCGLELTTQGDQVLTVKGDEQDPFSKGYVCPKSTAITDIHEDPDRIRQPMQRVGDRWQPIAWDKAFDLVAKRLVDIQAQYGNNAVGIYLGNPSVHNWGMLTHGSNFFKPLKTKARFSATSVDQLPHQLMCYWMYGHQVQVPVPDIDRTDYLIIVGGNPMASNGSLWSVPGFRLRAKALQKRGGKLVVIDPRRSETAAIADQHAFIRPGTDAFLLLAMAREIFVNGWVKTGHLSEHLADLDRAEQAVAPFTLELAADKTGVPAATVRQLAYDLAHTENAVIYGRMGISVQQFGAICQWGIQLLNIITGHLDVPGGYTLSLPAVDMVWGPMNKAGHFDVWQTRVRGLPEFGGELPCSALAEEILTPGEGQIKAMITGAGNPVLSTPNGEQLEAGLEGLEFMVSIDFYINETTRFADIILPPTSPLEHDHYDLALAPFAVRNIAKYSQAVFDKPAGALHDWEILSALGERVSALKGVQPAPVFPPEMVLNMGLQSGPYKDELNLQVLKDNPHGLDMGPHATQFPERLVHGDKLIRCAPEPVLKDLERLLEQEPDSEDMPFRLIGRRHVRSNNSWMHNYQRLVKGKGRCQLMMHPDDATKLGLQTGQAVKVSSRVGEVIAELEATDEVMPGVVSLPHGWGHGRKGVKAGIAQAHPGVSVNDLTDDQFVDELSGNAALNGVPVAIIGA
- the grxD gene encoding Grx4 family monothiol glutaredoxin, with amino-acid sequence METLDVIKDQISSNPVLLYMKGSPQFPQCGFSARAVEALMTVGKPFAYVNILEHPDIRAELPKYANWPTFPQLWVAGELVGGSDIILEMAQQGELKTIVEEAAGQTE
- a CDS encoding putative bifunctional diguanylate cyclase/phosphodiesterase yields the protein MKLQTKFLTILFPLVVVPLLLNAFITRSHFENMMMSGSQEQSRILSDQVHWSIKVATRQGHELMDEIAAYPHMAQAISQAANQPDQLQQTLREFHAHHPRLLFAEILSDSKQTLAATELPKGFSIPESWTNQPSMFFNDGQHLYLALTQSYITQYGADSGLKIRTVVQLEQLESFIQNTRRASHVLLILLAKQTILTEDRSIRELISTAKIEDGNTIHWNSNRYLVNTRNIADSLQMISLTPMVDMDAASEALNNMLSYVAIAAGLLSLLILHRSVAVLVTNPLRRLQSLVTNISNGNFNAVKVLNRADELGELSQSFESMREHLHDTSQHIEELAYFDALTGLPNKVSFIDTIQQLIEKSQVSGHQVAILFFDLDNFKHINDGLGHEVGDELLMRVSGRLKECVRSHDMVAPTHPLALREKESMIARLGGDEFTLVLSKINSPEEAAKVANRILQKLSKPFNLNENEVFTSASIGISMFPKDGRTPEALLKNADTAMYAAKASGKNNSRFYDSKMNKPVLERIELEASMRSALANNEFVLHYQPKVPLFGEMRFEFENLMRWNHSEKGMISPGVFIPLAEDTGYIQNLGDWAIEQTCRQIEYWNKKGFRNITVSTNLSPVQLNYGNPLQTIKDALDAYDIEPHQLEVEITESGLMQNEKHAVELLNQIKALGVRIALDDFGTGYSSLAYLLKFPIDTLKIDRTFIRDIDSQPESLKVLEAIIGLAKSLNLHVVAEGVETKEQLDLLQQRECDYIQGFYFARPTEPDEAMRFFEEHFRNKSRVHLAGLNRIGA